The genomic window TGTTCAATTGCCCGATCTAGAGAAGATCTTATTAAAGAACTGTCCTTTTTATTTAATGAATAAGTTTATCCAACTAGGTCCTAAAGAGTTCCCTAAATCTGTTAATTTACCTCCCGAAGTCTATTGGTTAAGTCGTTTAGGATTGTCAGACAGTCATGTTGTATTTTTTAATTTTTATGTTTGGATTTTGTCTCAAGTAGTGTCTAAGGAAGAATATGAAACACTTTTGAAGCATGCGAAAGATTCTACTTGGGACCAGATTAAAGATTTAACTGGGGGCTTAAGACTTCGTGTAAGAGAGGGTGTAGACAACTATTTTATCGAAGAGGTTGGTCTGACTAAAGGTTCGCTGAAATCTCTCGTCGGTGGCCCCTGGTTATTGTATCTATGTAAACATGGTGTCTGTTGGGAACAATTACAATTACTTAAAGAATTAGACTGTTCAAGTGTTAGCCTAATGGATGAATTCGAAACGTCTCATAGAAGAACTTGTTTGATGAAATCATACTTTTCTATTTCACCCTATGTTAATGAAAGTGATATCGAGACTTTTGACTCACACGTAATCTTATTTACTTTTAGCGAATGGAAGGAAAGTCTTGATTTACATAAGGATAAAAAGGATTTTTGTATTTATGATGAGACTATGACTCTCTTAAAAAAACGTAGTCAAAGTATTTTGCGAGAATGTGATACAGATAAAGATATCCCCCCTCTGCCTGAGCGCAACATAAATAGAGAGACGGCGGCGATCGTAGAGTGAAAATCTTTTAAGTTTAGACAGTAAGGTAGGTTTTGTGAATCCACTTCCAAATGCTCGATACCCGATCTCCTCGGAACAACGTCAATCTGCATCGGTAATTAAACAGGCGAGTAGAGCACGTAATTTGATGATTGGATTGCGCAATCATATTATAATTATAGGTAGTATATTTTTCTCTATTGCCTCCGTTGCATTAATTGCTATAGTCGCTTGTGGATTTACACAACCTGCAATCCTTTCTTGTTTATTAATATCTCTCATTGTCGCTGGGGTCATGCTGATTTTAATGGTGCGTCATATCCGCGAAACGCGACCTGTACTTCCCTCGGGTTTTCTTTCAGTAATAAAAAAAGAGTTTCCTACAGTTATTTATGAGCTAGTAGTTCAAGAGAGACTGACTCTTCAAGAACTTCGTGCAGTTCTTTTAGGTTTATCTTTAGGAGCATTTACTTTTCCATCGATAGCATGTCAGGAGAAAGTAGAGAGATTTAGTCTTGAGCGTTTGCAAAAGGCCTGTGAGGGAATTCAACTGCCCGATTTAGAAAAGATTCTGTTGAAGAACTGTCCATTGTACTTTGTTAATAAGTTCATTCAATTAGGTCCTAAAGAATTTCCTGAAGCCGAAAATATGGATCCTGAGATTTATTGGGTGTGTCGTACAGGGCTAGATTCTATATATAATACCGCCTTCGATCCTGATACATGGGTATTAGCTCATGTGATCACTCAGGAAGAGTATGAAATGCTATTAATGCACGCAAAAAATAATACTTGGGATCAAGTTAAAAAGACTTTTATTGCTAAAGAATTAAATCCTAGACTTAAAAAATTTATAGAAGTTGCAGATGTTGAAGGTTTTACTATTGATAGAGAGATGTTGTTATCGAGTCTGCCCTTAGCGTCGATACTAAGATTATGTAAGCACGGAGTCTGTTGGAAACAGTTGGAACTGTTTAAGGAAGTAGAGTGCAAATACATAAATTTCTTTACTCTATTTGAATTGGCATCTAGGAATTTGAATGCCATGAAGTTAATGCTTGTTATTGCTCCTCATATTAATGAGAATAAGAAAGAATTCGATCCGTTTATTACTCTAGTTACTTGGGAAGAATGGATTCAAGAATATAAAAAAATAAAAGCACCTAGTTTCTTTTTTGCTAATACTTTAAAGTTTTTAAGTAAGAAAAGTGGGAAGATTCTAAAGCATCCACTACCGTTCGAAACTCCTGTATATTCTACAAATATTCATACAGGTGAGAGAGTTTTGGAATCTGATTCTGCAAAAGGAACGAAGTTTTTTAATTCATAGTGCCCTCTAATCATATAACTTAGTGAGCATATCAAGAATTTAACAAATATACCCTCACATTCGGATGCCAGCGCTGCTTTGCCTATAGTGAAATCCTCTTTTAAGAATAAGTTATATAAGAATACAGCTCTAATAGTAGGTGTTTTTTTTGTTTAGCTCTTTCCTCGGTATTTGCAATTACGCTAGCTTGTGGATTTATACAACCAGTGTTGATTGTATGTTCGGTGGTCTCCGTTGTTCTTGCCGTTGTGTTTTTGGCAAAGGTAGCGCAAAGTTATAAAAGACAGGTTTTTGATACCTCTCTTCCTTCAGGCTTTCTTAACGTAATAAAAAAAGAATTTCCTGAAATCCTTTACGAGTTGATTGTTCAGCAGAGATTGACTCTACAAGAGCTGCGCGCTGTTATTACAGGTTTATCTTCTGGGGTATTTACTTTTCCTTCGAGGAAATGTCAGGAGAAGGTAGAGAGATTTGGTCTTGAGCGTTTGTAAAAGGCCTGTGAGGGAATTCAACTGCCCGATTTAGAAAAGATTCTATTGAAGAACTGCCCATTTTATTCAATTAGTTCCTAAAGAGTTTCCTGAAGCCGCAAATATAGATCCTGAAATGTATTGGGTATCTCCAATAGGTTTGTCGGATCATGCTGACATAGCGTTGCATCCTTTTATTTGGATTCTTGCAAGGGTTATCTCTAAGGAAGAGTATGAAACATTGCTACATCATGCACAAAATTTATGTAAGCATGGAGTGAGTTAGGATCAACTATAGTTATTTAATGAGGTAAGTAGTCAAAGTATCAATCTATTGAATGCTTCTGATTATTCATTCAGGGGTCTGAATATTCAGCGATTGTTATTTGTCATTGCTTCCAGCTTGAAGGAAGAGTCTCAGGATTTTGATCCGGAAATTGCTCTTCTGTTATCAGAGGAATGGATGAAAGATTATGAAAAGAATCGACATAAAGATGATCGGAAGCTTTTTAACGGTACTATAGATCTTTTAAACAAGAATTAAAAAAAATTTTTATAAAATTAGAAGGTGAGGGACTTCCTGAGGTTTATAAATATGACCTGAATAGGTCTACTGGGGAGAGAATTCGATAGGAATAGCTATTCGTAGATTCTTAATTTTAAAAATGATATAATCGCCCTTTAGTTTGTTTATTTTTAATAGTTTAAGGGAATTGTGAATCCATCAAGTATACCTTCACATTCTGGTTCTAACGGATCTTCAATAATTAAACAAAATATTCAATCATGCGTAACAGATAGGTTGCGTAAGTATGCTTTAATTGTAACTAGTATTTTTTGTTCGATCGTTGCCATTGCTATGGTCGCTATAGTTGCTTGTGGATTTACACAACCTGCAATCCTTGCTTGTTTATTAATATCTCTCATTGTCGCTGGAGTGATGCTGGTTTTAATGGTGCGTCATATCCGCGAAACGCGACCTGTACTTCCCTCAGGTTTTCTTTCAGTAATAAAAAGAGAGTTTCCCACAGTTATTTATGAGCTAGTAGTTCAGGAGAGGTTGAATCTTCAAGAACTTCGCGCAGTTCTTTTAGGTTTATCTTCAGGAGTATTTACTTTTCCATCGATAGCATGTCAGAAGAAGGTAGAGAGATTTGGTCTTGAGCGTTTACAAAAGGGTTGTGAGGGGATAGAGTTGCCTGATTTGGAGAAGATCTTATTGAAGAACTGTCCATTTTATTTTGTTAATAAGTTCATTCAATTAGGTCCTAAAGAGTTCCCTGAAGCAGAAAATATGGATCCTGCACTTTATTGGGTATCTAGAACTGGGTTCTCCTCTACTT from Chlamydia sp. 04-14 includes these protein-coding regions:
- a CDS encoding DUF1389 domain-containing protein; translation: MFCLTLSSVFAIALICGAAQPALIICLVISLVLTLVLLAISLRRYIRREFGPALPEGFLSVIKKEFPTAIYELVVQERLNLQELRAVISGLSSGIFTFPSKRSREKVERFGLERLQSACEGVQLPDLEKILLKNCPFYLMNKFIQLGPKEFPKSVNLPPEVYWLSRLGLSDSHVVFFNFYVWILSQVVSKEEYETLLKHAKDSTWDQIKDLTGGLRLRVREGVDNYFIEEVGLTKGSLKSLVGGPWLLYLCKHGVCWEQLQLLKELDCSSVSLMDEFETSHRRTCLMKSYFSISPYVNESDIETFDSHVILFTFSEWKESLDLHKDKKDFCIYDETMTLLKKRSQSILRECDTDKDIPPLPERNINRETAAIVE
- a CDS encoding DUF1389 domain-containing protein, whose product is MNPLPNARYPISSEQRQSASVIKQASRARNLMIGLRNHIIIIGSIFFSIASVALIAIVACGFTQPAILSCLLISLIVAGVMLILMVRHIRETRPVLPSGFLSVIKKEFPTVIYELVVQERLTLQELRAVLLGLSLGAFTFPSIACQEKVERFSLERLQKACEGIQLPDLEKILLKNCPLYFVNKFIQLGPKEFPEAENMDPEIYWVCRTGLDSIYNTAFDPDTWVLAHVITQEEYEMLLMHAKNNTWDQVKKTFIAKELNPRLKKFIEVADVEGFTIDREMLLSSLPLASILRLCKHGVCWKQLELFKEVECKYINFFTLFELASRNLNAMKLMLVIAPHINENKKEFDPFITLVTWEEWIQEYKKIKAPSFFFANTLKFLSKKSGKILKHPLPFETPVYSTNIHTGERVLESDSAKGTKFFNS